In the Terriglobia bacterium genome, AGGCTTTAAACAGCAAGAGCAGCCAGAGAATGAGTTCGGCCAGGCACACGAGCGCCCACAGCAACACGCCGAAGAAAGGAATCACGGCGATAAAAGGCATCACAACGGACACGATTATCACCGCGACGAAGAAGAAGATCGATTGAAACGCATGAAACCGGATGAACCGGTTCCGGTTATACGGCTCGATGACCAGGAAAATGATGGCGGGAATGATGGTGACGTATGCCAGCAACCCGGCCACGTTGTCGGTGAGCCCGCCAGCACCGGATTGCGTGGGAGCGCCCGCGGCGCCTCCGCCGGCCGATTGTGCCGGCTTGCCGCAACCGGTGCAGTGGTTCGCGTTATCGGGTAGTTGCATGCCACAGCTGGAACAGAATCGCGCCATGTCAATCGCCTCCCGGGCAATTCTCGTGCTGGATGGTGGAACCCGCCGTACGGCGCGAAAAGCCGCTCCCCGCGCCGCTTTTATGAACGCGGGCACAGTATCAGAACGCTGCCCCCCGCGCAACGCCATGCCAACCTGAAAGCCTGTGGACAAGGCCGGCAGCGCGGGTTTGGAACTAAAGCGCGCGCCCGCGCTTGCGCCGGCACTGCTCGCACACCCCGTAGATCTGGAAGGTATGCCGCGTCGTCAGGTAGTGATGTTTCCGCCCGATCTCCTGCTCCAGCTTGCCCACCTCGGGCGAAAAGAACTCCACCGACCCGCCGCACTCCGTGCACACCATGTGGTGGTGATTGCGCCGGTTGTACTGGTGTTCGTAACGCGTGATGCCGTCGTGAAACGCGACCTCGCTCGCCAGCCCGCATTCGGCCAGCAGCTTCAACGTCCGGTACACGGTAGTGAATCCGATGCGCGGGTCTTCTTTCTTGACCACGCGGTGCAGTTCGTCGGTGGAAAGGTGCTCGTGCGTTTCCAGGAACGCGCGCAGAATGGTGTCCCGCTGCTCGGTGTGCTTCAGCCCGACGCGTTTCAGATGATTGTGAAAAATGCTTTCCGCTGCGCGGATATTCTCCCGCGAAATCGTGGCATGATCATCGACGCGTTTTTGCAGTGTGGGCACACCCGTAGCCTTGTGTGATGAGGATATCACCGCTTTCCTGAAGCCCGAAGCCCGAAGCCTGTAGCCTGCAGCCTTCATACCCGCGCTGCTAAAATCGGACGCCATGGCCACGCCTGTTCTCGCTGCTCCACGCCGGCGCGCGCGCCTGATTCTTCGCGGCCTCGCCGTGGTGCTGGTTCTGCTTCTGATGGCGGCGGCCGCCGCCTCGTGCTGGTTCTATTCGGCCGCGTGGGCTTCCCTGCCACAACTCGACGGCAGCGTGCGCGTCGCGATCACCGCACCCGCCACCGTCATCCGCGATGCCCACGGAGTTCCGCACATCACGGCCGCGAACATGGAAGACCTCCTGGTCGGGCAGGGGTACGTCACCGCCCAGGACCGCCTTTGGCAGATGGACATGACCCGCCGCTATATCGCCGGCGAACTCTCCGAGGTCCTCGGCCCCGACTACGTCAAGAGCGACCGCTACCAGCGCACGCTCGGCATGCGGCAGGTGGCGCAGCGCGCCGCCGCTACCATGTCGGACACCGACCGCCGCCTGCTCGACGCCTACGCCCGCGGCGTCAACGCCTATCTCGATTCGCATCGCCAGTCCCTGCCCGTCGAGTTCCGCGTCCTCGGCTACGTGCCCCGCCCCTGGTCGCCCGAGGACACATTCCTCATCGCCTGCATGTTCAACGAGATGCTCAACCTTTTTCTCATGGACGACATGCTGGCGCGCGAGCGCATCCTCGCCCGCATCCCGCCCGACCTCGCCGCCGACCTGTTTCCCAATACATCGTGGCGCGACCATCCACCAGGCGCGGTCGATAGTCGACAGTCGACGGTCGACGGCCAATCAAACCTCCAATCACGAGGTGTCAGCGATGTGCCTGCCATCGACCATCAACTGTCAGCCATCGACCCCTTTGCCATCGACCATCGACCGTCAGCCGTCGACGATTTTTCCCCCGGCTCCAACAACTGGGTCGTCTCCGGCGCCCACACCGTCTCCGGCAAGCCGCTTTTGTCGAACGATATGCACCTCCAGCACCACATCCCGGACGTCTGGTATGAGGTGCACCTCACCAACCCTGAGCTCGACGTCGCCGGCGTGACCGCGCCCGGCCTACCGCTGGTTTTGGTCGGGCACAACCGCCGCATCGCCTGGGGCTTCACCAACCTCGGCCCCGCCGTCACCGACCTCTACATCGAGACCTTCAATGCGCGCGCCGAGTATCAGACTCCCGACGGCTGGCGACTTCCCCAGTACCGCCGCGAACTCATCCACGTCAAAGGCAAGCCCGACGTCGCTGTGGATGTCACCATCACGCGTCACGGCCCCATCATTACCAGCCTCATCCCCGGCGAGACCCGGCCGCTCGCGCTCCAATGGACGCTCTGGGATCCCCAACTCCTGACCGGCACCTTGCAGTGCATCCGCGAAGTTGACGAGGCGCAGAACTGGGATCAGTTTCGCCGCGCCGCTTCGCATTTCGGCGGTCCCGGCCAGAACGTCGTTTACGCCGACGTCGACGGCCACATCGGATACCAGGCCACGGGCTGGATTCCGCTGCGCGCCGCCGGCGACGGCACCCGCCCCGTGCCCGGCAACGTGGACGCCTTTGAATGGACCGGCTACCTGCCATTCGACAAGATGCCCAGCGTCTTCGATCCCGCGTCAGGAATCATCGGCACCGCCAATGGCCGCGCCACGCCGAATGGCTATCCGTATCTGATCAGTTCCGAGTGGATGCCGCCGCATCGCGCGGAGCGCATCTACCAGGTTCTTGAATCGGGCAAGAAATTTTCCGCGCCAGACATGCTCGCGCTGCAAACCGATATCTACTCCGATATTGACCGCTTCTTCGCCGGGCGCTTTGTTTCCGCCATTGATCACAGCGCCAGCGCCTCGCCGCGCGCGCGCCAGGCTGCCCTCCTGATGCGCAACTGGGATGGCCGCATCACCATCGATTCCGTGGCGCCCACCGTCGCCGTCGCCGCCCGCCGCCAGCTTCAGCGCCTGCTGCTGGAACCGCTGCTCGGCCCCGCCGACCCTAACAGCAAAGTCGCCACCGGCTGGCGCCAGTACACCTGGATGAACTCGATTGTCTGGCTGGAAAACCTGGTGACGCAGCGGCCGCAGCGCTGGCTGCCGAAAGACTATAGATCGTGGGACGATCTATTAACCGCCGCCGTCGAGCAGGCGGTAACCGCCAAGAACGCGCCGCGCGATCTCGCCTCCTGGCATTGGGGCCAGGCACATCCGGTTTACCTGCAACATCCCATCTTCGGGCGCGTGCCGCTGCTCAACCGCTGGACCGGCCCAGGCCTCCAGCCGCAGTCCGGTGACGGCAACACCGTTAAGCAGGTAGGAGTGGGATTCGGCCCTTCGGAGCGCCTCACGGTGGACTTTGCGGATCTCAATGCTTCAACCCTGAACATCGTCACCGGCCAGTCCGGCAATGTCCTCAGCCCGCATTACATGGATCAGTGGCAGGCGTGGTATCAGGGCGCAACCTTCGCGCTTCCCTTCTCGCCGGAGGCCGTCCGGAAGGCGCGGGCTCATGAATTGAAATTGGAACCGAGGTAGGGAGGAAGGCTTCAGGCTTCAGGCTTCAGGCTTTAAGCTTTCGGCTGTCCGCTGTCGGCTGTCCGCTCTCAGTGGTAAGCACCCAGCACGCGAAGCGTGCGACAGAATGTAGCCCGCCCTGAGCGAAGTCGAAGGGCGTAAGCCGTGGGTAGAGACTCAAATGAAGGGGGTCAAGCCCGCTTCAGCGGGCGACAGAAGAAAAATGCCAATGTTTGAAACCGAGGTGCGCGCCCAAGCTGCTCCCGCTAAAAGCTAATAGCTAACAGCTAAAAGCTAATCCACCACCCGCACATCCAGCGCTTTCCCGACAACATCAATCTGCGTGCTTTGCGGCTTGCTCGTGGTGGTGTCGTAGATAATCAGTTCTCCTCCCTCGATCACGTACACGACGTTGCGTGCCGCCACCGGCTCGATTCCGGTTACGTCACCGCCACCCGCCGCCGAGAGCACCGCCGATCCCGCCGCGGTATCGAAAATCGAGAGGCACCCCTGGATGGCGTTGCTGCACGTCCGCGAGGCGACAAACAGCTTGCTGTTGGCGCCCAGCTTCATGATGGTATGCGTCCCATCGCTGATCGCCACGCCCGACTTGCTCACCGCCAGGCTGCTCGCGTTCACCACGTCCAGCTTGCCGCCGCCTGCTGCCGTTCCCGCCACGTACAAGTTCCCGGAGCTGTCGAGCAGTCCCACCGTCGCCGCCGACACCGCGACGCTGGCTCCCGGAGTGTTCGTCGCCAGGTCGAGCACGGTCACTTTCGCCGCCGTGCCGCCGCATTCCGGGCCGCAATTCAGGATGTAAGCCTTGCTGTCGTCGCTGCTGAACACGCCCGACACCGGCCGGTCGAAGCCGGTCACCGCCGTGGCCGTTTTCGCCGTCGTATCCACCACCCACATCTGGTCGGTGGCGTCCGCGAAGACCAGCAGCTTGTTTCCGTTATGGCTCAGTACCACGCGCCGCGCGCGGGGCACCGGAATCGTGTTCGACAGCGTCCCGTTGGTGGCGCTCAACACCTCCACCGCGCCCGACGTCTGCCCGGCCAGCGGCGCGTTGGGCACGGCTACGTACACGGTCGCGCTGTCGGGCGCCACCACGAAGCTTTCGGTAAAATCCGGCAGCGGAATCTGCCCGGCGCTCGCCTCCGTCGCATTGACGATCACGGCGAGGGTGTTGGACCCCTGGTCGAACACCAGCGTTAGTTTCTTGTCCGCGGTCAGCACCATCTGCGCCGGCCCGGTCCCGGTGTTGATCGTGTTCGCCAGCGTGGTTTGCGTTGTCCCGTTCGGGAGGGTCGTCAGGATGGTGTTGACGGTGTCATTCGCCGCGTTGACGATGTCAACCTGGTTCTGGAAATTGTTGCTGACGAAGGCGCGTTTCTTGATCCCGCTGGTGGTGCCGGTGCTGGCGGTGGAGGGATTGTTGTAGTTGCCGCACGACAGCAGCAAGGCGATGGCCGCCGCGCACAAACCCAGGTTGATCGCTCGCTTCAAACGCTCGGACTCCGCCCAACTGCCTTGGATTGGACTTCCTGGAATTGCTAATTATAACAAAGGGGCGCGCCCCTAGCGGGGCGCTTTCCGCATGGCGCTCTTCGTAGTACATTGCTGAGATACCGGGTAGCTTGTTTCCCATGTCCATAGATCTGCTAGCGCGCCTCAAGCAACGCCCCATGCTCTGCGACGGAGCCATGGGCACGCTGCTCTACTCCAAGGGCATCTTCATCAACCGCTGTTATGACGAGCTCAATCTCGCCATGCCCGACCTGATCCGCGAGATCCATCACGATTACTACCAGGCGGGGGCGGAGATCGTCGAAACCAACACCTTCGGCGCCAACTCGTTCCGGCTCGCGCGCCACGGCTGCGCGGAAAAAACCCAGGCCATCAATGTCGCCGGCGCCAAGCTCGCCCGCGAAGCCGCCAAGGCGTTCAGCGGCCTGGTGGCCGGCTCCGTCGGCCCGCTCGGCGTGCGCATCGAGCCCCTGGGCAAGACTTCGCTCGACGA is a window encoding:
- a CDS encoding DUF4870 domain-containing protein; translated protein: MQLPDNANHCTGCGKPAQSAGGGAAGAPTQSGAGGLTDNVAGLLAYVTIIPAIIFLVIEPYNRNRFIRFHAFQSIFFFVAVIIVSVVMPFIAVIPFFGVLLWALVCLAELILWLLLLFKAYSGEMWKLPVVGDIAEKQANA
- a CDS encoding transcriptional repressor; this translates as MKAAGYRLRASGFRKAVISSSHKATGVPTLQKRVDDHATISRENIRAAESIFHNHLKRVGLKHTEQRDTILRAFLETHEHLSTDELHRVVKKEDPRIGFTTVYRTLKLLAECGLASEVAFHDGITRYEHQYNRRNHHHMVCTECGGSVEFFSPEVGKLEQEIGRKHHYLTTRHTFQIYGVCEQCRRKRGRAL
- a CDS encoding penicillin acylase family protein, with protein sequence MATPVLAAPRRRARLILRGLAVVLVLLLMAAAAASCWFYSAAWASLPQLDGSVRVAITAPATVIRDAHGVPHITAANMEDLLVGQGYVTAQDRLWQMDMTRRYIAGELSEVLGPDYVKSDRYQRTLGMRQVAQRAAATMSDTDRRLLDAYARGVNAYLDSHRQSLPVEFRVLGYVPRPWSPEDTFLIACMFNEMLNLFLMDDMLARERILARIPPDLAADLFPNTSWRDHPPGAVDSRQSTVDGQSNLQSRGVSDVPAIDHQLSAIDPFAIDHRPSAVDDFSPGSNNWVVSGAHTVSGKPLLSNDMHLQHHIPDVWYEVHLTNPELDVAGVTAPGLPLVLVGHNRRIAWGFTNLGPAVTDLYIETFNARAEYQTPDGWRLPQYRRELIHVKGKPDVAVDVTITRHGPIITSLIPGETRPLALQWTLWDPQLLTGTLQCIREVDEAQNWDQFRRAASHFGGPGQNVVYADVDGHIGYQATGWIPLRAAGDGTRPVPGNVDAFEWTGYLPFDKMPSVFDPASGIIGTANGRATPNGYPYLISSEWMPPHRAERIYQVLESGKKFSAPDMLALQTDIYSDIDRFFAGRFVSAIDHSASASPRARQAALLMRNWDGRITIDSVAPTVAVAARRQLQRLLLEPLLGPADPNSKVATGWRQYTWMNSIVWLENLVTQRPQRWLPKDYRSWDDLLTAAVEQAVTAKNAPRDLASWHWGQAHPVYLQHPIFGRVPLLNRWTGPGLQPQSGDGNTVKQVGVGFGPSERLTVDFADLNASTLNIVTGQSGNVLSPHYMDQWQAWYQGATFALPFSPEAVRKARAHELKLEPR